Within Oncorhynchus keta strain PuntledgeMale-10-30-2019 chromosome 3, Oket_V2, whole genome shotgun sequence, the genomic segment ggccaagataaagcaaagaagtttgacacatacaacaacacagagttacacatgagatcaacaaatgtacagtcaataacacaatagagaaatctatgtatagtgtgtgcaaatggagtaagattagggaggtaaggcaataaaaagGCCATAGCTGCAAAATAATTCCTGTGAACTGATAAACACCAACAGTAAAGAACTAGGTTGGTACATTCCTGTCTACTGATATAGAACTAGGTTGGTACATTCCTGTCTACTGATAGAAACACCAACAGTGAAGAACTAGGTTGGTACATTCCTGTCTACTGATATAGAACTAGGTTGGTACATTCCTGTCTACTGATATAGAACTAGGTTGGTACATTCCTGTCTACTGATAAACACCAACAGTAAAGAACTAGGTTGGTACATTCCTGTTTACTGATAAACACCAACAGTGAAGAACTAGGTTGGTACATTCCTGTCTACTGATATAGAACTAGGTTGGTACATTCCTGTCTACTGATATAGAACTAGGTTGGTACATTCCTGTCTACTGATATAGAACTAGGTTGGTACATTCCTGTCTACTGATATAGAACTAGGTTGGTACATTCCTGTCTACTGATATAGAACTAGGTTGGTACATTCCTGTCTACTGATATAGAACTAGGTTGGTACATTCCTGTCTACTGATATAGAACTAGGTTGGTACATTCCTGTCTACTGATATAGAACTAGGTTGGTACATTCCTGTCTACTGATATAGAACTAGGTTGGTACATTCCTGTCTACTGATATAGAACTAGGTTGGTACATTCCTGTCTACTGATATAGAACTAGGTTGGTACATTCCTGTCTACTGATATAGAACTAGGTTGGTACATTCCTGTCTACTGATATAGAACTAGGTTGGTACATTCCTGTCTACTGATATAGAACTAGGTTGGTACATTCCTGTCTACTGTGATATAGAACTAGGTTGGTACATTCCTGTCTACTGATATAGAACTAGGTTGGTACATTCCTGTCTACTGATATAGAACTAGGTTGGTACATTCCTGTCTACTGATATAGAACTAGGTTGGTACATTCCTGTCTACTGATATAGAACTAGGTTGGTACATTCTACTGTAGAACTACTGATATAGAACTAGGTTGGTCTACATTAGAACTAGGTTGGTACATTGTCTACTGATATAGAACTAGGTTGGTACATTCCTGTCTACTGATATAGAACTAGGTTGGTACATTCCTGTCTACTGATATAGAACTAGGTTGGTACATTCCTGTCTACTGATATAGAACTAGGTTGGTACATTCCTGTCTACTGATATAGAACTAGGTTGGTACATTCCTGTCTACTGATATAGAACTAGGTTGGTACATTCCTGTCTACTGATATAGAACTAGGTTGGTACATTCCTGTCTACTGATATAGAACTAGGTTGGTACATTCCTGTCTACTGATATAGAACTAGGTTGGTACATTCCTGTCTACTGATATAGAACTAGGTTGGTACATTCCTGTCTACTGATATAGAACTAGGTTGGTACATTCCTGTCTACTGATAAACACCTGGTCTTTGTTCGGAGACTATGGTTGCATCCCAATGGTTCCATACTCCCTAGAGTGCACTATTTAGACCAGAGTTCTCTGTGGGTCCAGGTTAGCGCactaaaaagggaatagggtgccatttgggtctcAACCTGTGAGTAGAGTTGTAGTGTGAGGGACTGCAGGTAGGTAGGCTATGATGTCAGACATTGATTGAGGTCTTCATCGCCCCCTGTCCGTCTCAGGGAAGTATTACCACCATAGAATAAAAGATACCACCAGCTGAGAGACAAACATTACACCAGGTATCGTATACTATTCACAATACTTTAGAATAATATATTTCCAAGTGAGAATCTCCAACCAATATATTATTAATTGATAATAGGCTATAGCCATTATGGACATGACACGTGGTTTTATCATCAACCTCAACAAAGGATCACTAGGACAATGGCTCTCTGTACTGTACATCTGGAAACTCATTATACTACTGGGAAGCAACGCATATAAactctgtgtgtagtagagaTGCATCAAATCATCTGTCAAATAGTTGTAATAACAAGCCTGTCTGCTCATAGTGGCAGCAGTAGATCACACCAGTTTGTGCACTGGAAACTTTAACTGTGGTGTGTAAAAAGTTACCACGATTATACTCCGTGTTTCTGTCAATGGCTTTTTCGACTGGGATTATCATAGTCTACACATAATTACACCAAACAACAATATGTCTCGGACAAGTTGTCTCACTACCCCACTGACACTGTCAAACATTTTTCTTCTACAAACGGACAATAGAATTATGAGGGCTATAATAGAGGAGCTGTACCTGGACGCCAGAACATACCCCGACACTCTATTCCGTTATTGGGGAGAACAGTAGGAAGAACATACCCCGACACTCTATTCCGTTATTGGGGAGAACAGTAGGAAGAACATACTTCGACACACTATTCCGTTATTGGGGAGAACAGTCGGAAGAACATACCCCGACACACTATTCCGTTATTCCGTTATTGGGAGAACAGTAGGAAGAACATCTGTGCCATTACCTTTCACTTGAGCAGCAGAAGAAAAGGCTAATATTCGGGAAAATAGACGAGATGGTTATTATCCTTGTCTACAGATTAAACCGTGTTCATCCACAGAAACGCTCCAACGTGTGAAGTTCCatagaccctctctctcctctctccggctgctgTTCGGTGTGATATCCATCTAGAGACCGCTTTCGTCCGCGATGACAGCGGAGCAGAGCAGGGTGCCACCGCTGACGGATAGCTCCTCCCTCCGCCTTCCTTCATGTGATGATTTGTGGGAATAGAGAGATCCAGTCAAACACACAAgcggagaagagaacagaggaagtGTATTTGTTAATAATTGTAATTCAATCACTGAAGTCTGTACTGTGAAAAGAGAGAATAACGGCGAGGTGTGACACTGACGGAGATGTATCTCTGGTTGTGAGAATAAGGCACAAAATAGCAGGCCCAAATGGAATAGCCCTATATTCTGGATAATAgacattacatttgtatatatatatttatttaaagcAATCGGCATATCATAGCCTATGTCTGAATAAAGCCCCACAGTGGCACCAACTGGCGAGCTGCAGGAAAATGGCTCCAACTTGTTTTATTAAGGAAATAAAAACAATACTATACGGTCAAATTAAGTCTCTAATATGCTATCATTTTTCTCTATGCTATTTGTCCATAAAGGATATTgagttatattctattctattgtgttatattatttGCTTTAAGGATACATTTCCTAGGTTATTAGTATAGATAGttagttatatattttttaaatgtgttatTAATGTGCATTTGTAGCTCAATATGACTCCTAATAAATCTGCAAATGTAACATTACTCACCATTTTTTAACGTGGTCAGGACTGAAAACTACTATTCCCAGAATCCTCTGGCATCACGTGACATAAAAGATGCGTGACGGAGACCAGTTTGTTTCCACGGAGATGAAGAAGCTTGTGTGTTATCGGTGCTGACAGGCTAATTTACGGATTTTCTCCTCCATTTCAGCTGTGATTCTCTCGTAAATTATACAAAAACCAAACGTTGTTTTCTTTCTAAGGGGTCTGATTGATGTTTAACCAATTCATTCAACGAGGGATCTCCATTCAGAATGGTATCACTGGCAACTCTGGGCTGAGAGTGAATCTGTCAAATTCTTGTTGCTCGGACACCTGTCGCAATGGCACAATGACAGAGCAATTAAATAACAACGAAACTCTCTTTTCTTTCGAACTATTGGTGGAATATATCAGAATAGACAAAACCAGAAAATGTCTAAATTATTCAGATGAATTAGCCCTCGGTGTGAGACTACTGGACTTCCCAACTCTGCTCATCTATCAACCAGAAACGTCTACTCCACTGCGAGATCAACGGCACCATGAGGACGAGGACATCGAGAAGGAAAACCAGCTCTATCAAGCCCACGACACGTTTAAATACCCTTTCAACAAAGGCAAGTCGTGTTTGTTCAAAACCCACCTGGACTCCCTCCACACCCACCTATCTAACACTCCTCTGCATGCCGTGGTCCTGGATATGAGGGGAGAGGTTCCCACGTTGATAGGCAGCTCGCTGGTGTCTCTGGTCAGGTTGATAGACTGTATCAGGTGCGATGTGGAGGTGCatggtatctcctctccctcttcccaagGAGAGAAAGGACTTGTTGATTTATTTAATCTCATGGGAGAGAAAATAGGTGTTCTTTCTTTGGGGTATAATCTGTTCAGTCTGGGAAGTAGTTCATTACCACATATACCTGATAACAGGGTATTGCCAGTTGGTATTACACACGGGACGGAATCTATGAAACCAATAGAACATTTACAGGTCGATCGTGGGAAAGGAACGATGCAACATGACAACAGGCCTTCCAAGGTCCTTTATCAGAATATTCATATAAATGACAAGCCCAGTGAGATAGTGGTGTCGGAAGCACGGCAgactgttccagtttcaactggcacTCAAACAGAACATTCTAGAAGCAAGCAGCATCACCGAACACTCAGAGTGGCTGCTATCGATGAGGAGCATGATGAGGGAAGCCTCTGTGTTCAGCCCCCACCTCTTTACTACAGCAGttctgtagaacaacaacaggaaaATGAACCAGGCCACTACAGGGTGTTAGACATGGAGTCTCTCAGGGTAGAGGATCTGGACTTGGGGAATGAGGAGACACCTGATGAGACACAGGTTCCTGCTACAGACCACAGGTGTAGACAGAGACAGGATGTGGTTATGGAGTCTAGAGGcagggaagagaggggacagCACCAACCCCAGCAGACGGCATCTATCTTAGGGGAGGCTCTGAGACCGTTCCCTCTATTGAACACCTTGCTAGTTGAGCTCGCCCAGCTGAGTGGACAGAGTCAGACCCAGCTACAGCAGATCTTTTCAGTCCACCCCAACCTAGCATGGATCTACAGGCCACTGACAGAGCCTTCTAATGGACAGgtatgatactgtatgtacattgtGTCATTTCTTCTGTCTTTATTCTGCCTGTATATTTGTGTCTATTGCTGGCATTTAGCCAAGTCAAATTCTGTGTATATGTGAATGTGTTTGATGAATAAAGGTGATTGTGATTCTGACAGGCGGACTGGCCTCAGTCCCAGGGCCCACGAGacaccacaacatcaccacagAGAGGCAGGCAGTCTCCTTGCCCAGTGGTTCCTGAACTATGGGTCGGACCTAGCCCCAGAGTGAAGAACAGGCCTCTTCAGGAACAATGCAGCACTACCACACACACTTCTATCAGAAAAACAAACGGGGAGAATACAATGAGTGGCAATACAGTGTCCAAGTCCTCTCCCAAGAAGAAGTTAGGTTTTGGAATGACAAAAACGTTCCGCCTAAGAATGAAGCCGGTTCAACCTTGTGGGATGAAATGCCACCTCCATGAGTGCAGAAagcaacagacagacaaacagacactcAAGACCAAGGGTCATAGCAGGAAGTCCAATAACACTAACAGACAAACGGATAAACCTATAGATGGGAGGAAGCTACTCAATAGGAATGATATTCTAAATGAGGACATTGCGACTTCGATAAGTAGCCTAGACAGAGACCGTGGACGGCAGGGAAACATCTCAACAGGAACCCAGCAGGAACTAACAAACACATTCACAACTAGTGTCAATGCAGAGGATTTTTACTGTAAGAGAGATGACTCCTCCCAAAGATTACCAAAACAGAAACCATCGTCCCATTCCAAGCAGGACAGTCACAGTAAACTGTGGGTGCATATTCCCAGTGTTGATCACACAGAGGAGGTGTTACGGAGTGGAGAGTACGACCATGCTGACTCTGACAGCGGAGGAGACGGGGATGAGACTCCAAGAGGCTCCAAACCCAGACCACACCTTTTAGACTCTGGCCACAAGCCCCACATGTCAGACACCAGAAGAAGCCCCAGACTCAAACACCCCCACTCAGCCTCCAGCAGTGATAGGTTGGACAGTGTGGGGGCAGTAGAATACCTGGATGACTTCAGCAGTCTAGACCCTACTGATGGTGACGGGTTCTCACCTTCAACTGACCTTCTCAGTAGCCCTGAACCTGTTTCAGGTAGGACTAGGGGGAGGAGCCCCGAGCCTGTTGGAGGTGGGAAGAGTAGGGGGAGTAGCCCTGAGCCTGTTTCAGGTAGGACTAGGTGGAGGAGCCCTGAGCCTGTTGGAGGTCGGAAGAGTAGGGGGAGTAGCCCTGAGCCTGTTGGGGGTGGGAAGATTAGGGGGAGGAGCCCTGAACCTGTTGGGGGTGGGAAGACTAGGGGGAGGAGCCCTGAACCTGTTTCAGGTAGGACTAGGGGGAGGAGCCCTGAGCCTGTTGGGGGTGGGAGGATTAGGGGGAGGAGCCCTGAGCCTGTTGGGGGTGAGAAGACTAGGGGGAGGAGCCCTGAGCCTGTTGGGGGTGAGAAGACTAGGGGGAGGAGCCCTGAGCCTGTTGGGGGTGGGAAGACTAGGGGAGGAGCCCTGAGCCTGTTGGGGGTGGGACCAGGGACAAGAGGAGGAGCCGAGTGTCAGGTGACCATAACTCTGACGGCTCCAGTGTCTCAGAGAGAAGCCAGAGAAGAAGAGTGGCTCCGCCTCTTCCTGTTCCTGTTAAAGCTGAGACGTCTCCCCAGCGCTCCCTGATGAACACTCACGTCATCAGACCTCGTACCCAGGCCTCAGTCCTTAGCGTCTCCTCTGACAACAGTGTTGGAGACACGCCTGCATCCATACACTCAGTCCGCTCTAGAACTCAGCTGGCAGCGAGACCTTGTAGTGGAGGAGCCATGAGGTCTGGTTCTGGGGCTAGAAGAACCTCAACCGACCGGCCTGGTGGCACTTGGTCTCAGGGAGCCAAGAGTCTTAGAGCATCAAGCCAACTCCGTGACATCCATACTGGCGACATCCCCAAAGAACCCAAGGACAGAGCACCAGACAGAGGATACTCTGTAGACacccacactgactctatccacACTAAGGACAGGGGGTATTCTGTAGACacccacactgactctatccacACTAAGGACAGAGGATACTCTGTAGACacccacactgactctatccacACTAAGAACAGGGGGTATTCTGTAGACacccacactgactctatccacACTAAGGACAGGGGGTACTCTGTAGACacccacactgactctatccacACTAAGAACAGTAGGTCAGACAGGGGTACTCTGTAGACacccacactgactctatccacACTAAGGACAGGGGGTACTCTGTAGACacccacactgactctatccacACTAAGGACAGGGGGTACTCTGTAGACacccacactgactctatccacACTAAGGACAGGGGTACTCTGTAGACacccacactgactctatccacACTAAGAACAGGGGGTATTCTGTAGACacccacactgactctatccacACTAAGGACAGGGGGTACTCTGTAGACacccacactgactctatccacACTAAGGACAGTGGGTACTCTGTAGACacccacactgactctatccacACTAAGAACAGGGGGTATTCTGTAGACacccacactgactctatccacACTAAGAACAGGGGGTACTCTGTAGACacccacactgactctatccacACTAAGGACAGGGGGTACTCTGTAGACacccacactgactctatccacACTAAGGACAGTAGGTCAGACAGGGGGTACTCTGTAGACacccacactgactctatccacACTAAGGACAGGGGGTATTCTGTAGACacccacactgactctatccacACTAAGAACAGTAGGTCAGACAGGGGGTACTCTGTAGACacccacactgactctatccacACTAAGGACAGGGGGTACTCTGTAGACACCCACACTGACTCCATCCACACTAAGAAGAGTAGGTCAGACAGGGGGTACTCTGTAGACACCCACACTGACTCCATCCACACTAAGAACAGTAGGTCAGACAGGGGTACTCTGTAGACacccacactgactctatccacACTAAGAACAGTAGGTCAGACAGGGATACTCTGTAGACACCCACACTGACTCCATCCACACTAAGAACAGTAGGTCAGACAGGGGGTACTCTGTAGACacccacactgactctatccacACTAAGGACAGGGGGTACTCTGTAGACACCCACACTGACTCCATCCGCACTAAGAAGAGTAGGTCAGACTGGGGGTACTCTGTAGACacccacactgactctatccacACTAAAGACAGGGGTACTCTGTAGACACCCACACTGACTCCATCCACACTAAGGACAGGGGTACTCTGAGACACCTGCATCTCTACTGACTACAACTCCTCACATGAGTCCCACAAGGCTGAAGATATAGAAGAGGAGCTATctgaggaggcaggagaggagctatctgaggaggcaggagaggagctaactgaggagagaggagaggagctaactgagcagagaggagaggagctaactgaggagagaggagagctagctaactgaggaggcaggagagctagctaagacaggGGGTACTCTGTAGACacccacactgactctatccacACTAAGGACAGGGGTATTCCTAGACACCCACACTGACTCCATCCACACTAAGAACAGTAGGTCAGACAGGGGTACTCTGTAGACacccacactgactctatccacACTAAGGACAGGGGGTACTCTGTAGACACCCACACTGACTCCATCCGCACTAAGAAGAGTAGGTCAGACAGGGGGTACTCTGTAGACACCCACACTGACTCCATCCACACTAAGAACAGTAGGTCAGACAGGGGGTACTCTGTAGACacccacactgactctatccacACTAAGAACAGTAGGTCAGACAGGGGATACTCAGACACCCACACTGACTCCATCCACACTAAGAACAGTAGGTCAGACAGGGGGTACTCTGTAGACacccacactgactctatccacACTAAGGACAGGGGGTACTCTGTAGACACCCACACTGACTCCATCCACACTAAGAAGAGTAGGTCAGACAGGGGGTACTCTGTAGACacccacactgactctatccacACTAAGGACAGGGGGTACTCTGTAGACACCCACACTGACTCCATCCACACTAAGGACAGGGGGTACTCTGTAGACACCTGCATCTCTACTGACTACAACTCCTCACATGAGTCCCACAAGGCTGAAGATATAGAAGAGGAGCTATctgaggaggcaggagaggagctatctgaggaggcaggagaggagctaactgaggagagaggagaggagctaactgagcagagaggagaggagctaactgaggagagaggagagctagctAACTGAGGAGGCAGGAGAGCTAGCTAACTGAGAAGGCAGGAGAGCTAGCTAACTGAGGAGGCAGGAGAGCTAGCTAACTGAGGAGGCAGGAGAGCTAGCTAACTGAGGAGGCAGGAGAGCTAGCTAACTGAGGAGGCAGGAGAGCTAGTTAACTGAGGAGGCAGGAGAGCTAGCTAACTGAGGAGGCAGGAGAGCTAGCTAACTGAGGAGGCAGGAGAGCTAGCTAACTGAGGAGGCAGGAGAGCTAGCGAACTGAGGAGGCAGGAGAGCTAGCTAACTGAGGAGGCAGGAGAGCTAGCTAACTGAGGAGGCAGGAGAGCTAGCTAACTGAGGAGGCAGGAGAGCTAGCTAACTGAGGAGGCAGGAGAGCTAGCTAACTGAGGAGGCAGGAGAGCTAGCTAACTGAGGAGGCAGGAGAGCTAGCTAACTGAGGAGGCAGGAGAGCTAGCTAACTGAGGAGGCAGGAGAGCTAGCTAACTGAGGAGGCAGGAGAGCTAGCTAACTGAGGAGGCAGGAGAGCTAGCTAAAGAAGCTATAGATGAACTGGGTTCTCTGGGGTTCAGTAATGAGTAGCAACATGTCTCTGAGCTGGTAGTTAACAAGCTCCCTGGATACACCTTCTAGAAGACCCACATGAAGAATGTGCTTCCTAGGGACAAATGTATCAAGCATCTCAAGGTAGTGCTGCTGATCTAGGGTCAGATATTCCCTGTCCATATGATCCTAATTTTGATATTAAAGGCAAAACCAGTTCTCCTACTCTAATGCTGTGTTTACACACTAATTGGTATTTTCACCAATCAGATCAGTTCTGAAAATGATCTGATATGAAAAGATCCTaagtgattggtcaaaagacatgTTAGTGGAAAagatatcagaattgggctgcctgtgtaaacacagacCATGATGCTTCATACATATGGGCCCTGAAATAGTCTGGTTTACTGATAGAGCAATGCTGTGGAGACGGATATTGTTAGTCATTCTGAATTTGGACGGGCGGGATGCTTCCATTTTAATATCTCATTCTGTACGGCACTAGACTAAACTGAATGTAATGTTGTATCAATCATTCATAAATTCAAAGGGCTAATTGAATCATCTACTTCCATGTTAGACTATTAACTGTGTGAGCGGGTTTGGGAATTCCCTAATATGAATACGTTATCAAAAAGCAAGACTGTTTTAGTTTAAAATGTCTTTCCCAAGTTATTAAAAGGCTTCTGTTTTATCTATACATTCAATTGTGAAAATAATTTAAATGTGTGTTGATGAGTTACATACTACTTAAGTTGTGCATGAAAATACCATTCAATATATGCAAGTCCACAAGGCTACTTACTACACAATGCCAAAGGGAGCAGGTAGAGAGATATTTTGATGCCTACCCTCAGTCATGGATTTCCTGAATACTGTGGGGATATGTTTGAATTGACTTAGAGCAGGGGGCTTTTCTTACCCCCTCCTAGGCAAACCGGCAACCCAGGGACCATTATATATTAACAAAAACAAATTGTCTTATTATCAAGTGAATGATTATAGAAAGCagaagtaatcaacattttaaaatgaatagaTTTGGTAGATAATTGTTCATTATTTTGACCTCCACACGTTATAATTGGAAGAGGAAGGGTAAACTCTAACATAGCGTATTATATGGGggcggtagcctagtggttagagtgtagagggggcagcgtagcctagtggttagagtgtagggacggtaggtagcctagtggttagagcgttggactagtaaccggaaggttgcgagttcaaacccccgagctgacaaggtacaaatctgtcattctgcccctgaacaggccgtcattgaaaataagaatatgttcttaactgacttgcctggttaaataaagcttaaattttttttttatatctaaATATAGAAAGGTAACTCCAAGCCTAAGAGcagctggttaaacaaaggttagcCATGTGTTGGCAAAAATTAATGTCCAAGTCAAGAAAGCTGACCAGCAGTCAGTGGCACTTACTGTACTGGTAGCCTATAGAGTCCCACAGTGTtctaatacccataaaacctactGGTCAAACAcagaaatggttccaattgtctTTCCACCAAACATTTTTCACTGGGTGAATTTGACAAACACTTCAGATTAAGTGAAGGTTTATCTTGGCGTGACATTTTGAGTAACGTGTCattctcggacaaggtgacttttatcaatatattctcCTCAATTCATTGTCAAAATGTTGAAATGCTGATTAGAAACAGAGAAGACCTCGAGAAGACTACAAATTCCCGCAGAAAGCTCCTGTACATGTTCACCAGCGTGACCAGAGCCTTTACCCAATCCATGATGAGTACATTGAATAAAGTGTTGAACTTCTTCCATGCCCTTTCCATGTCTTAGCGAGCCACTGActacaatttagctagctagttgtttAGCTAGCCACTGACTacactttagctagctagttgtttAGCTAGCCACTGActacaatttagctagctagttgtttAGCTAGCCACTGACTacactttagctagctagttgtttAGCTAGCCACTGACTacactttagctagctagttgtttAGCTAGCCACTGActacaatttagctagctagttgtttAGCTAGCCACTGACTacactttagctagctagttgtttAGCTAGCCACTGActacaatttagctagctagttgtttAGCTAGCCACTGACTacactttagctagctagttgtttAGCTAGCCAC encodes:
- the map10 gene encoding microtubule-associated protein 10: MFNQFIQRGISIQNGITGNSGLRVNLSNSCCSDTCRNGTMTEQLNNNETLFSFELLVEYIRIDKTRKCLNYSDELALGVRLLDFPTLLIYQPETSTPLRDQRHHEDEDIEKENQLYQAHDTFKYPFNKGKSCLFKTHLDSLHTHLSNTPLHAVVLDMRGEVPTLIGSSLVSLVRLIDCIRCDVEVHGISSPSSQGEKGLVDLFNLMGEKIGVLSLGYNLFSLGSSSLPHIPDNRVLPVGITHGTESMKPIEHLQVDRGKGTMQHDNRPSKVLYQNIHINDKPSEIVVSEARQTVPVSTGTQTEHSRSKQHHRTLRVAAIDEEHDEGSLCVQPPPLYYSSSVEQQQENEPGHYRVLDMESLRVEDLDLGNEETPDETQVPATDHRCRQRQDVVMESRGREERGQHQPQQTASILGEALRPFPLLNTLLVELAQLSGQSQTQLQQIFSVHPNLAWIYRPLTEPSNGQADWPQSQGPRDTTTSPQRGRQSPCPVVPELWVGPSPRVKNRPLQEQCSTTTHTSIRKTNGENTMSGNTVSKSSPKKKLGFGMTKTFRLRMKPVQPCGMKCHLHECRKQQTDKQTLKTKGHSRKSNNTNRQTDKPIDGRKLLNRNDILNEDIATSISSLDRDRGRQGNISTGTQQELTNTFTTSVNAEDFYCKRDDSSQRLPKQKPSSHSKQDSHSKLWVHIPSVDHTEEVLRSGEYDHADSDSGGDGDETPRGSKPRPHLLDSGHKPHMSDTRRSPRLKHPHSASSSDRLDSVGAVEYLDDFSSLDPTDGDGFSPSTDLLSSPEPVSGRTRGRSPEPVGGGKSRGSSPEPVSGRTRWRSPEPVGGRKSRGSSPEPVGGGKIRGRSPEPVGGGKTRGRSPEPVSGRTRGRSPEPVGGGRIRGRSPEPVGGEKTRGRSPEPVGGEKTRGRSPEPVGGGKTRGGALSLLGVGPGTRGGAECQVTITLTAPVSQREAREEEWLRLFLFLLKLRRLPSAP